The genomic region GCCACCATCGACGCCGCCCGCGACTGGCTGCTGGGCAGCCCCGAGGGCGACTGGGTGTCGATGGCCGTGGTCTCCGACGGCTCCTACGGCGTACCGGAGGGCCTCATCTCGTCCTTCCCGGTGACGACCGAGAACGGCGACTGGTCGATCGTGCAGGGTCTCGACATCGACGACTTCTCGCGCGGCCGCATCGACAAGACGACGGCCGAACTCGCCGACGAGCGCAAGGCGGTCACCGACCTCGGCCTCATCTGAGGCCACCGTCAGGGCGTACGGGAGCGATTCCGGCGATTAGGTTACCTACCGGTTCGTCGCTAACCTGAGCGCCGTGTCGCAAGCGGTTGAAGACCTTCCAGTGACCAGAACCCCCATCGTCGTCGACGACGAAGAGATTTTCGCTGCCCATGTGGGCGGCAAGCTCTCCGTCGCGTTGAACGCGCCCCTCGACACCGAACGCGCGCTGTCGATCGCCTACACCCCGGGCGTGGCCCAGGTGAGCCGCGCGATCGCAGCCGACCACACGCTGGCCGCGCGCTACACCTGGGCAGGCCGGATGGTCGCCGTCGTCAGCGACGGCAGCGCCGTGCTGGGTCTCGGCGACATCGGCCCGGGGGCGTCGCTGCCGGTGATGGAGGGCAAGAGCGCGCTGTTCAAGGCGTTCGCCGGGCTGGACTCGATCCCGATCGTGCTCGACACGAAGGACCCCGACGAGATCGTCGACACCCTGGTGCGGCTGCGCCCGACGTTTGGCGCGGTCAACCTCGAGGACATCTCGGCGCCGCGGTGCTTCGATATCGAGCGCCGCCTGATCGAGGCGCTCGACTGCCCCGTCATGCACGACGACCAGCACGGCACCGCGATCGTCGTGCTGGCGGCGCTGATGGGCGCCGCGCGGGTGGTCGACCGCGAGATGGCGTCGCTGCGCGTGGTGGTGTCAGGGGCGGGTGCGGCCGGCGTCGCGTGCGCGAAGATCCTGCTCGCCGCCGGCGTCACCGACATCACGCTGCTGGACTCGCAAGGCATCGTGCACAAGGGCCGCGGTGACCTCAACGCGTACAAGGCCGAGCTGGCCGCGCTGACCAACCCGAACGCACTGACCGGTGGCCTGGCCGAGGCGCTCGACGGCGCCGACGTGTTCCTCGGGCTGTCCGCGGGCGTCGTGCCCACCGACCTCGTCGCCTCGATGGCGCCGAACGCGATCGTGTTCGCGCTGTCGAATCCGGATCCGGAGATCCATCCCGACGAGGCGGGTAAGTACGCCGCCGTCGTCGCCACCGGCCGCAGCGACTTCCCGAACCAGATCAACAATGTGCTGGCGTTCCCCGGTGTCTTCCGCGGTGCGCTCGACGCGGGTGCGCACCGCATCACCGAGCGGATGAAAGTGGCTGCGGCCGAGGCGATCTTCTCCGTGGTCGGCGACGACTTATCGGCCGAGCGCATCGTGCCCAGTGTGTTGGACCCGCGGGTGGCGCCCGCGGTGGCGCAGGCGGTCGCCAGTGCATCTGCCGACGTGTCAGGCGGCTAAGTGGTGAGCCGGCGCACGCTGGCGATCGTCGCGGTGCTCGTGGCGATCATCGCCGGGTGCGGGGGACCGGCGAGTCCGCCGTCCCTTGTCGTCGGCACGGCACCCGATCCCGCGTCGACGCTGATCGCCCACATCTATGCGGCCGCGCTGCGGTCCTACGGTAACCCCGCTCACGTCGAGACGTTCGACGATCCGCTGATCCGGCTCGACTCCCGGGAGGCTCACGTCGTGCCCGGGTTGACCGGCCGGTTGCTGCACAGGTTCGATCCCGACGCGACCGCACGGTCGGCGGCCCAGGTGTACCGCGAGTTGGTCTCGTCGCTGCCCGAGGGCATAGCCGCGGGCGACTACACCACCTCGGCGGAGGACAAGCCGGCGTTGGCCGTCACCGAGGCGACCGTGGAGGCGTGGGGCGGCCGTGACGTCACCGCGGCCGTCCGCAACTGCGACGACCTGCGAGTGGTGCACACCGAGGGTGCACCGCGGCCCGAGGCGATCGGCCTGTGCGAGCCTGCGGTCGCCGAACTGCCCAGCGCTGCAGCCATGTTCGCCGCCGTGCGGGCCGGCAGGTTCAACGCGGCGTGGACGACGACTGCCGCGCCGGGCGTGCCACCCGAGCTGGTGATGCTGTCGGACCGGACCTCGTTGATCCGCGCCGAGAACCTGGTGCCGCTCTACCGGCGCAACGAACTCAACGAGTCACAGGTGCTGGCGCTCAACGAGGTGGCCGGGGTGCTCGACACCGCGGCACTGGCCGAGATGCGGGCGAAGGTCGCCGACGGCGCCGACCCACACCGGGTCGCCGACGCGTTCCTGGCCGAACACCCCCTCGGCGACTGATCTCTCGCCCGCAACCCGCGGGGTGCGCTCACAACTCAGTGCGCGTTGGGCACCAGCTTCGCGACCATCGTCGAGAACAGCCGCTGATAGCCCGAACCGGTGAGGCGGACGATGATGTCGAGCACCTTGGCATCCGTGCCGACTAGCACGCGGGCCTTGTTCTTGCGCACACCGTCGAGGATGATCCTGGCCGCCTGCTCCGGTGACGTGTTGGCGAGCTTCTTGTCGAAGGTCTGGGTCAGCCCTTCCTTGTCGACGCCCTCGGCGGCCGTGGCATGACGCATGATCGCGGTCTTGATGCCGCCGGGATGCACCGTCGTCACCTTGACCGGGTGACCGGCGGCGTGCATCTCCTGACGTAGCGCCTCGGTGAACCCGCGCACCGCGAACTTTGCCGAGTTGTAGGCCGACTGCCCGGGCACCGAGAACAGACCGAACACGCTCGAGACGTTGACCACGTGGCCGTCGCCGGAGGCGATCAGATGTGGCAGGAACACCTTGGTGCCGTTCACGACCCCCCAGAAGTCGACGTCCATCACGCGTTCGATGTCCTTGAACGGCGTGATCTCGACATCACCGACGTAGGCGATGCCCGCGTTGTTGTAGACCTGGTTGACTTTGCCGAAGTGCTCAACCACCGCATCGGCGTACGACTCGAAGGCCTCGCGCTCGGTGACGTCCAGCCGGTCCGCCTTCACCGGCGCTCCGATCGCCTTGAGCCGCTGCTCGGTTTCGGCGAGACCCTCGGTGTTGACGTCGCTGATCGCCACGCTGGCCCCCGACTTGGCCAGCTCGATGGCCAGCGCCTGTCCGATGCCCGACCCGGCGCCCGTGACGACGGCGACCTTCCCGGCGAAACCCTGCATGACCACTCCCTCGCTCGTTCCCGTCAAGAGGCTAACCGGTACCGCCAGTCCGCCCACTGACGGGTTGATCCCACGTAGATGGCGCGGGCCGTTCGACTCGTTGGACTTCGACCCTTAGACGCTGAACGGCCTATCAGGCGAAGGCCTCGTCGAGGATCTCCTGCTGTTCGACGGCGTGCACCTTCGACGAACCCGACGACGGCGCCGACATCGCCCGCCGTGAGATGCGCGTGATGCCGGTCAGCTTCTCCGGCAGCACTTCGGGCAGCGTGAGCCCGAACGTCGGCCATGCGCCCTGGTTCGCCGGCTCCTCCTGCACCCAGAAGTACTGTTCGACGTTCGGGTACTGGTCGAGCGTCTCGGCCAGCCGGCGCCGCGGCAGCGGGGCGAGTTGCTCGATGCGCACGATGGCGATGTCCTCGCGCGATTCCTTGTTCTTGCGGGCGGCCAACTCGTAGTAGAGCTTGCCGCTGGTCAACAACATGCGCTTCGCCTTGCTCCGATCACCGTCGCCGTCGGTGTAGGTCGGCTCCTCGATCACCGAGCGGAACTTCATCTCGGTGAACTCGCGGATGTCACTGACCGCGGCCTTGTTGCGCAGCATCGACTTCGGCGTGAACACGATCAGCGGCCGGTGAATGCCGTCGAGCGCATGGCGGCGCAGCAGATGGAAGTAGTTGGCCGGAGTCGACGGCACCGCGATGGTCATGGAACCCTCGGCCCACAGCAGCAGGAACCGTTCGATGCGGCCCGACGTGTGGTCCGGGCCCTGGCCCTCGTGGCCGTGCGGCAGCAGCAGCACGACGTCGGAGAGTTGGCCCCACTTGGCCTCACCGGAACTGATGAACTCGTCGATGATCGACTGTGCGCCGTTGATGAAGTCCCCGAACTGCGCCTCCCACAACACCAGCGCCTCGGGGTTGCCGACCGAGTATCCGTACTCGAAGCCGACCGCGGCGAATTCGGACAGTGGCGAGTCGTAGACCATGAACTTGCCGCCGGTCGGTGTGCCGTCTTCGTTCATCGTCAGCAACTGCAGCGGGGTGAACTCCCGACCGGTCTTGCGGTCGATGACCACCGAGTGCCGTTGCGAGAAGGTGCCGCGGCGGGTGTCCTGACCGGACAGCCGGACCGTCTTGCCCTCGGCGATCAACGTGCCGAGGGCCAGCAGCTCGGCGAACGCCCAGTCGACCTTGCCCTCGTAGGCCATCTCCCGGCGCTTCTCCAGCCCCGGTTTGACACGCGGGTGCACCTCGAACCCGTCCGGCATGGCCAGATGCGCGTCGCCGATGCGCGCCAGCAGCGCCTTGTCGACCGCGGTGTTCATCCCGGCGGGGACCATCTGGTCGGATTCCACCGAACTGCTCGGCTCGATTTCGTGTTTCTCGAGTTCGCGTACCTCGTTGAACACCTGCTCCAGCTGGCCCTGGTAGTCGCGCAGCGCGTCCTCGGCTTCTTTCATCGAGATGTCGCCGCGGCCGATCAGCGCCTCGGTGTAGCTCTTGCGGACGCCCCGCTTGAGGTCGATCGCGTCGTACATCGACGGCTGGGTCATCGACGGGTCGTCGCCCTCGTTGTGCCCGCGGCGGCGGTAGCAGATCATGTCGATGACGACGTCCTTCTTGAACTCCTGCCGGAAGTCCACAGCGAGCCGCGACACCCAGGCCGCCGCCTCGGGGTCGTCGCCGTTGACGTGGAAGATCGGCGCGCCGACCATCTTGGCGACGTCGGTGCAGTACTCCGAGGACTTGGCGTCGTTCGGCGACGTGGTGAAGCCGATCTGGTTGTTGACGATGATGTGGATCGTCCCGCCGGTGCGGTAGCCGCGCAGCAGCGCCAAGTTCAGCGTCTCGGCCACCACGCCCTGGCCGGCGAATGCGGCGTCGCCGTGCAGCATCAGCGGTACGACCGTGAAGCCGGCTGAATGCTCGCTGTCGTCGATGCCGTCTTCGAGTAGGTCTTGCTTGGCGCGGACCAGGCCCTCCAGCACCGGGTCGACGGCCTCGAGGTGGGACGGGTTGGCCACCAGGGACACCTGAATGTCGTTGTCGCCGAACATCTGGATGTAGTTTCCGCCGGCGCCGAGGTGGTACTTCACGTCGCCGGACCCGTGTGCCTGCGACGGGTTCAGGTTGCCCTCGAACTCGCTGAAGATCTGCGAGTACGGTTTGCCGACGATGTTGGCCAGCACATTGAGCCGGCCGCGGTGCGGCATCCCGATGACCACCTCGTCGAGCGCATGTTCGGCGCACTGGTCGATGACCGCGTCCATGGCGGGGATGACCGTCTCGGCGCCCTCCAGCGAGAATCGCTTCTGCCCGACGTATTTGGTCTGCAGGAACGTTTCGAACGCCTCGGCCGCGTTGAGCTTGCTCAGGATGTACTTCTGCTCGGCGACCGTCGGCTTCTCGTGCTTGACCTCGATGCGGTCCTGCAGCCACTGCTGCTGCTCGGGCTCGAGGATGTGGGTGTATTCCACGCCGACGTGGCGGCAGTACGAGTCGCGCAACAGGCCCAGCACATCGCGCAGCTTCTTGTGCTGTGCGCCGGCGAAACCGTTGACCTTGAATTCCCGGTCGAGGTCCCACAGCGTCAGGCCGTGGGACAGCACGTCGAGATCGGGGTGGCTGCGGAACCGGTTCTTGTCCAGCCGCAGCGGGTCGATATCCGCCATCAGGTGCCCGCGGTTGCGGTACGCCGCGATCAGCTCGATCACCCGGGCGTTCTTGTCCTCGATGGTGTCCGGGTTGTCCGTGCGCCACCGCACCGGCTCGTAGGGGATTCCGAGCTCACGGAAGATCTCGTCGAAGAACTCGTCGTCGAGCAGCAGCTGGTGCACCGTGCGCAGGAAGTCGCCGGATTCGGCGCCCTGGATGATGCGGTGGTCATAGGTCGACGTCAGCGTCACCAGCTTGCCGACGCCCAGATCGGCGATGCGCTCCTCGCTCGCACCCTGGAACTCGGCGGGGTATTCCATGGCACCGACGCCGATGATCGCGCCCTGGCCGCGCATCAGCCGGGGCACCGAGTGCACCGTGCCGATGGTGCCGGGATTCGTCAGCGAGATGGTGACGCCGCCGAAGTCATCGGCGGTCAATTTGCCGTCCCTGGCACGCCGGACGATGTCCTCGTAGGCGGCGATGAACTGGCCGAAGCGCATGTTCTCGGTCGCCTTGATGCCCGCGACGACGAGCTGTCTGTTGCCGTCCTTACCGGCGAGGTCGATGGCCAGCCCGAGGTTGACGTGCTCGGGTGTCACCGCGGTGGGCTTGCCGTCGTTCTCGGCGAAGTGGCGGTTCATGTTCGGGAACTTCTTGACCGCCTGCACCAGGGCATAGCCGATGAGGTGGGTGAACGAGATCTTCCCGCCGCGGGTGCGCTTGAGATGGTTGTTGATGACGATGCGGTTGTCGATCATCAGCTTGGCGGGCACGGCGCGGACACTGGTCGCGGTCGGCACCTCCAGCGACGCCGACATGTTCTTGGCGACGGCCGCGGCCGCTCCGCGCAGCACCTGCATCTCCTGGCCGTCGGACGATTGCTTGGCCGCGGAAGACTTGGACTTGCCGGACTCGGCCGATTTCGACTCCGCCGGCTTGGACTCCGCCTTGGACTTCGACTGCGCGGGCTTCGATTCGGGCTTCTTCGACTCGGCCTTCGACTCCGTCTTCGATTGTGATTCCGACTTGGATTCGGTCTTTGACTCCTGGGCCTTGGCCGGCTTCGCCGACGTTGCGCCGTTGCTCTGGCCAGGCGCCGGAGCGGGTGCGGGTTCCGGCGGGCTCACGGGTGCGGACGTCCGCTGTCCGTTGCCGCTGCCGGATTGGCGTTCGGAGGTCGGTTCCGGGGAGTAGTCGACCAGGAATTCATGCCAACTGGGATCTACCGACGAGGGATCCTCGCGGAACTTGCGATACATCTCCTCGACCAACCACTCGTTCTGTCCGAATGGTGAAGGTGAGCTCACGGTAGGTACTCGCCTCGATTCCTTCGCTCCACGCGAGCGTGTCCGAGACGCTCGCTCTGTTCTGCGGTTACCCGCATTTGGCCCGACTAAAGGCTAGCCCCGAAGCACCGGCCAGACCACGGCAACGGCCCTGCGGCCCGACTTATCGTCATAGTGATATCAGCCGGTGTGTCCGCCGAACGCGCTTGGCGTCTAGTCCCGCGGCGCAGGCAGCACATGCAGTGTCGCCGGCCACCGCTGTGGCGGGTTGCCGAACGCAGCGCGTGCGTTGGCGACGATGCGCTTGCCCATCAGGCGATTTCCCACGCCGCCGACGACTGCGCCGATGCCGACCGGCAGCATCTTGCCGAAGGCGATCGCGCCGCGCTTGAGGGTGTAGCGCTTGACGAAGTACCTCAGCAGTCGCGAGTTGAGTTGCGACACCGCGGGCAGTGGCAGCGTGGCCGCGCCGTCGGCGACCCAGGCGCCCTTGGTGCGGCCCGGGCCGATCAGATCGGCGACGGCGCGCTTGCCATCCTCGCCGACAAGGACCGCGAGCACCAGGGCACGGCGGCGCTCCCGATGTTCGGCGGGGATTCCGTACACCTCGGCGAGGGCTAGCACGTAGACCGCCGTCGCCTCCAGGAAGACCACCGTTTCACCGGCGACCGACGCCATCGCCGTCAGCGTCCCGATCCCCGGGAACGCCGCCGCCGACCCGACGGCGGCGCCGCTGGCCATCACCGCGGACAGGTAGCGCGCCTCGAGTTTGCGGGCGATGTCGGCCGGCGACGCGTCCGGATTCTGCTTGCGAAGGCGGTCGACATAGGCCTTGACCGCCGGTGCCTGCACGCGCGTGCTGCGCTCGAGGATCTGGGTCAGAACCTTCGCGGCAGCGCTGGGATCCTCGCCTGCACCATGTCCAGCAGCGCTGCCGGCCGCCTTACCGGCAGGCAATTGGTTCTTGGCCTTCGACCAGGCACTCATGGGCGGCCTCCCGTCGCGACGACTGATGTCCAGGCTAACGCGTACGCAACGAACGGCGGCGACCGCTGAGTGCCCGGCAGTGATCGCGCTCACGGTTGGCCGATCCGGGAAGAAAATAATGAGAAGCGGCGCTAACCAGTTCCGTGGCAACATCACCGGCTGTGGACCTGACGACCGCCCGGACCTCGCTGCCCGAGGCGCCGGCACCCCAGGCGCCGGGCCGGATGCGGATGATCCTCGTGCTCGGCGTCATGGTCGCGTTGGGTCCGCTGACCATCGACATGTACCTGCCCGCTCTGCCGGGGATCGCCGACGAGTTGGGGGTGTCGTCGTCGGTGGCGCAACTGACGCTCACCGGGACGCTTGCCGGCCTGGCCCTCGGCCAGTTGATCGTCGGCCCGCTGTCGGACTCGCTGGGTCGGCGCCGCCCGCTCATGGTCGGGATCGTCGTGCACATGCCGGCGTCGCTGCTGTGCCTGTTCGCGCCGAAC from Mycobacterium sp. IDR2000157661 harbors:
- a CDS encoding SDR family NAD(P)-dependent oxidoreductase: MQGFAGKVAVVTGAGSGIGQALAIELAKSGASVAISDVNTEGLAETEQRLKAIGAPVKADRLDVTEREAFESYADAVVEHFGKVNQVYNNAGIAYVGDVEITPFKDIERVMDVDFWGVVNGTKVFLPHLIASGDGHVVNVSSVFGLFSVPGQSAYNSAKFAVRGFTEALRQEMHAAGHPVKVTTVHPGGIKTAIMRHATAAEGVDKEGLTQTFDKKLANTSPEQAARIILDGVRKNKARVLVGTDAKVLDIIVRLTGSGYQRLFSTMVAKLVPNAH
- a CDS encoding multifunctional oxoglutarate decarboxylase/oxoglutarate dehydrogenase thiamine pyrophosphate-binding subunit/dihydrolipoyllysine-residue succinyltransferase subunit; the protein is MYRKFREDPSSVDPSWHEFLVDYSPEPTSERQSGSGNGQRTSAPVSPPEPAPAPAPGQSNGATSAKPAKAQESKTESKSESQSKTESKAESKKPESKPAQSKSKAESKPAESKSAESGKSKSSAAKQSSDGQEMQVLRGAAAAVAKNMSASLEVPTATSVRAVPAKLMIDNRIVINNHLKRTRGGKISFTHLIGYALVQAVKKFPNMNRHFAENDGKPTAVTPEHVNLGLAIDLAGKDGNRQLVVAGIKATENMRFGQFIAAYEDIVRRARDGKLTADDFGGVTISLTNPGTIGTVHSVPRLMRGQGAIIGVGAMEYPAEFQGASEERIADLGVGKLVTLTSTYDHRIIQGAESGDFLRTVHQLLLDDEFFDEIFRELGIPYEPVRWRTDNPDTIEDKNARVIELIAAYRNRGHLMADIDPLRLDKNRFRSHPDLDVLSHGLTLWDLDREFKVNGFAGAQHKKLRDVLGLLRDSYCRHVGVEYTHILEPEQQQWLQDRIEVKHEKPTVAEQKYILSKLNAAEAFETFLQTKYVGQKRFSLEGAETVIPAMDAVIDQCAEHALDEVVIGMPHRGRLNVLANIVGKPYSQIFSEFEGNLNPSQAHGSGDVKYHLGAGGNYIQMFGDNDIQVSLVANPSHLEAVDPVLEGLVRAKQDLLEDGIDDSEHSAGFTVVPLMLHGDAAFAGQGVVAETLNLALLRGYRTGGTIHIIVNNQIGFTTSPNDAKSSEYCTDVAKMVGAPIFHVNGDDPEAAAWVSRLAVDFRQEFKKDVVIDMICYRRRGHNEGDDPSMTQPSMYDAIDLKRGVRKSYTEALIGRGDISMKEAEDALRDYQGQLEQVFNEVRELEKHEIEPSSSVESDQMVPAGMNTAVDKALLARIGDAHLAMPDGFEVHPRVKPGLEKRREMAYEGKVDWAFAELLALGTLIAEGKTVRLSGQDTRRGTFSQRHSVVIDRKTGREFTPLQLLTMNEDGTPTGGKFMVYDSPLSEFAAVGFEYGYSVGNPEALVLWEAQFGDFINGAQSIIDEFISSGEAKWGQLSDVVLLLPHGHEGQGPDHTSGRIERFLLLWAEGSMTIAVPSTPANYFHLLRRHALDGIHRPLIVFTPKSMLRNKAAVSDIREFTEMKFRSVIEEPTYTDGDGDRSKAKRMLLTSGKLYYELAARKNKESREDIAIVRIEQLAPLPRRRLAETLDQYPNVEQYFWVQEEPANQGAWPTFGLTLPEVLPEKLTGITRISRRAMSAPSSGSSKVHAVEQQEILDEAFA
- a CDS encoding glycine betaine ABC transporter substrate-binding protein, which encodes MSRRTLAIVAVLVAIIAGCGGPASPPSLVVGTAPDPASTLIAHIYAAALRSYGNPAHVETFDDPLIRLDSREAHVVPGLTGRLLHRFDPDATARSAAQVYRELVSSLPEGIAAGDYTTSAEDKPALAVTEATVEAWGGRDVTAAVRNCDDLRVVHTEGAPRPEAIGLCEPAVAELPSAAAMFAAVRAGRFNAAWTTTAAPGVPPELVMLSDRTSLIRAENLVPLYRRNELNESQVLALNEVAGVLDTAALAEMRAKVADGADPHRVADAFLAEHPLGD
- a CDS encoding NAD(P)-dependent malic enzyme, coding for MTRTPIVVDDEEIFAAHVGGKLSVALNAPLDTERALSIAYTPGVAQVSRAIAADHTLAARYTWAGRMVAVVSDGSAVLGLGDIGPGASLPVMEGKSALFKAFAGLDSIPIVLDTKDPDEIVDTLVRLRPTFGAVNLEDISAPRCFDIERRLIEALDCPVMHDDQHGTAIVVLAALMGAARVVDREMASLRVVVSGAGAAGVACAKILLAAGVTDITLLDSQGIVHKGRGDLNAYKAELAALTNPNALTGGLAEALDGADVFLGLSAGVVPTDLVASMAPNAIVFALSNPDPEIHPDEAGKYAAVVATGRSDFPNQINNVLAFPGVFRGALDAGAHRITERMKVAAAEAIFSVVGDDLSAERIVPSVLDPRVAPAVAQAVASASADVSGG